One genomic segment of Nocardia spumae includes these proteins:
- a CDS encoding DUF1707 SHOCT-like domain-containing protein, whose amino-acid sequence MRVSDAEREHVGGLLQRAVGLGMLSLGEFSERMDTALAAKTRGELNAVLIDLPGIRLAGQQNPMPAAVPIRSQPAGIGTGETSMRPKLSGVTRKGPWQVSPVLNISSFLSGVTLDFTQAVMSTQVVEIRVDDFCSSLNLILPAEATVDLNGVELVGSSINNKVRTGPPVGPLHVVVHGRIRFSSITAKHPFGVQWKKLMQGI is encoded by the coding sequence ATGCGGGTATCGGATGCCGAGCGCGAACATGTCGGCGGGCTGCTGCAGCGAGCTGTCGGGCTCGGCATGCTGTCACTGGGCGAGTTCAGTGAGCGGATGGATACCGCGCTGGCCGCCAAGACCCGCGGCGAACTCAATGCCGTACTCATCGATCTGCCGGGGATCCGGCTTGCGGGACAACAGAATCCGATGCCGGCAGCCGTGCCGATCCGCTCACAGCCCGCGGGGATCGGCACCGGTGAGACGTCGATGCGCCCCAAGCTGTCCGGGGTCACCCGGAAGGGGCCCTGGCAGGTTTCGCCGGTGCTGAATATCAGCAGTTTCCTGTCCGGCGTCACTCTGGATTTCACCCAGGCCGTGATGTCGACGCAGGTCGTGGAGATCCGCGTCGACGATTTCTGCAGTTCGCTCAATCTGATCCTGCCGGCCGAGGCGACCGTCGACCTCAACGGTGTGGAACTGGTCGGCTCCTCGATCAACAACAAGGTTCGCACCGGGCCGCCCGTCGGACCGCTGCACGTCGTCGTGCACGGCCGCATCCGCTTCAGCTCCATCACCGCGAAACATCCGTTCGGAGTGCAGTGGAAGAAGCTGATGCAGGGGATCTGA
- a CDS encoding response regulator: MVVDDHPMWRDGVSRDLTEAGFRVAATADGVGAAGRRAAAVRPDVVLMDMQLPDGNGAQATAEVLRVSPHSRVLVLSASGERGDVLEAIKAGATGYLVKSASAAELIDAVRATAAGQAVFTPGLAGVVLGEFRRIAGAPAETGSERPGLTDRETEVLRLVAKGLSAKQIATRLSVSHRTVENHVQATLRKLQLGNRVELTRYAIEQGLE; this comes from the coding sequence ATGGTGGTGGACGACCATCCGATGTGGCGCGACGGCGTCTCGCGCGACCTCACCGAAGCCGGTTTCCGCGTCGCGGCGACCGCCGACGGTGTCGGCGCGGCCGGTCGGCGCGCCGCCGCGGTCCGGCCGGATGTGGTGCTGATGGATATGCAGCTGCCCGACGGCAACGGCGCCCAGGCCACCGCCGAGGTGCTGCGGGTGTCACCACACAGTCGCGTCCTGGTGTTGTCCGCCTCCGGTGAACGCGGTGACGTGCTCGAGGCCATCAAGGCCGGTGCGACCGGATATCTGGTGAAGAGCGCATCGGCGGCCGAACTGATCGACGCGGTGCGGGCGACCGCGGCGGGTCAGGCGGTCTTCACACCCGGCCTGGCCGGGGTGGTCCTCGGGGAATTCCGGCGCATCGCCGGCGCCCCGGCCGAGACCGGCTCCGAACGTCCGGGACTCACCGACCGGGAAACCGAGGTGTTGCGCCTGGTCGCCAAGGGGTTATCGGCCAAACAGATCGCGACCCGGCTGAGTGTCAGCCATCGCACGGTGGAAAACCACGTGCAGGCGACACTGCGCAAACTCCAGCTCGGCAACCGGGTCGAACTCACCCGCTATGCGATCGAACAGGGTCTGGAATAG
- a CDS encoding VOC family protein, which produces MTTTCTAVLTVAVPVTDQDRTKALFEQLGFETRLDAELQPGFRWVELSMPGGAATVSLVRAGADLPAGVDTGIRLATPDARAAHATLARLGLTVGELLDWDTAPLMFTFLDPDGNRFYITEDHGA; this is translated from the coding sequence ATGACCACTACCTGCACCGCCGTGCTGACGGTCGCCGTACCCGTGACCGATCAGGACCGCACGAAAGCCTTGTTCGAACAGCTCGGATTCGAAACCCGGCTGGATGCCGAACTGCAGCCGGGGTTCCGTTGGGTCGAACTGAGCATGCCGGGCGGGGCCGCCACGGTCTCGCTGGTTCGGGCGGGCGCGGACCTACCGGCCGGGGTCGATACCGGGATCAGGCTGGCGACTCCGGACGCGCGGGCCGCGCACGCCACCCTCGCGAGACTCGGACTCACCGTGGGGGAACTGCTCGACTGGGATACCGCGCCGCTGATGTTCACATTCCTCGACCCGGACGGGAATCGCTTCTACATCACCGAGGACCACGGCGCGTAG
- the macS gene encoding MacS family sensor histidine kinase: MWRAAQAFRLVTMVYAVGQQFASVSSYRHQALSWMLIVVLVLWSVISALWLSRWSLTGRGRRAVVIGDLAVVVALMAATRLVADYSWYHGHQTLPTTLWVANAVMSAAIEWGALGGVLSGLLISVVSIVVREQWELDLWSDATAPVLVSVGLAIGLAAGTARRAQAQLEQAMRLAAATTERERLAREVHDGVLQVLSYITRRGTEIGGATADLARRAGEQEVALRVLISEQGGRDESVSLGAHEDLRSRLTAFAAPSIYVSAPGEPVSIGAWTAREIAAAVGAALSNTALHAGADAKAYVLLEDMGDALVVSVRDDGPGIMPGRLSVAADEGRMGVAHSIVGRIEALGGTAELLDTTDGTEWEFRIPREGRR, encoded by the coding sequence CTGTGGCGCGCGGCCCAGGCCTTTCGCCTGGTCACGATGGTGTATGCCGTCGGCCAGCAGTTCGCGTCGGTGTCGTCGTATCGACATCAGGCGCTGAGCTGGATGCTGATCGTCGTCCTGGTGCTGTGGTCGGTGATCTCGGCACTGTGGCTGTCGCGATGGTCGCTCACCGGACGTGGACGCCGGGCGGTCGTGATCGGTGATCTCGCGGTGGTCGTGGCGTTGATGGCGGCGACGCGGCTGGTCGCCGACTATTCCTGGTACCACGGACATCAGACGCTGCCCACCACGCTGTGGGTGGCCAATGCCGTGATGTCGGCGGCCATCGAATGGGGTGCGCTGGGCGGGGTGCTGTCCGGGCTGCTGATCTCGGTGGTGAGCATCGTCGTGCGGGAGCAGTGGGAGCTGGATCTGTGGTCGGATGCCACTGCGCCGGTGCTGGTTTCGGTGGGGCTGGCGATCGGTCTGGCCGCGGGAACCGCGCGCCGCGCCCAGGCGCAGCTGGAACAGGCGATGCGATTGGCCGCGGCCACCACCGAACGGGAGCGGCTCGCTCGCGAAGTTCACGACGGAGTTCTGCAGGTGCTCAGCTATATCACGCGCAGGGGTACCGAAATCGGTGGTGCCACTGCCGATCTGGCCCGCCGCGCCGGTGAGCAGGAGGTAGCGCTGCGGGTGCTGATCTCCGAACAGGGCGGCCGGGACGAATCCGTTTCCCTCGGCGCGCACGAGGATCTGCGCTCGCGGCTGACCGCGTTCGCCGCGCCGTCGATCTACGTGTCGGCGCCGGGAGAACCGGTATCGATCGGTGCCTGGACCGCGCGCGAGATCGCCGCCGCGGTCGGCGCGGCGCTGTCCAATACCGCCCTGCATGCCGGAGCGGATGCGAAAGCCTATGTGCTGCTGGAGGATATGGGTGATGCCCTGGTCGTGAGCGTGCGCGACGACGGTCCGGGAATAATGCCCGGCCGACTGTCCGTCGCGGCCGACGAGGGCCGCATGGGAGTCGCGCATTCGATTGTCGGGCGAATCGAGGCACTCGGCGGCACGGCGGAGCTGCTCGACACCACCGACGGTACGGAATGGGAATTCCGTATTCCACGCGAGGGGCGACGATGA